A genome region from Schistocerca nitens isolate TAMUIC-IGC-003100 chromosome 4, iqSchNite1.1, whole genome shotgun sequence includes the following:
- the LOC126252287 gene encoding calcium uptake protein 3, mitochondrial-like gives MSSLVRLGSRLHRIPKRLLGTAAAKSYNAGKRRGVVAVTAACAIGSAAAVYAASRTGKLEAANAAKQPKQEQKGPVSGKLAYREQRFIKFASVELDGQVYMTPQDFLESVLDQEPRPRLKRRQLSEADVVAFREATPPLHAGSPAMFRTARDRGLISYTEYLFLLSVLIKPRSGFLIAFNMFDTDGNRRVDKSEFHIIEDIFIQTWRGKKQQFWRVNGNNNNNFRRRQASQEGHSQDDSSSGHAVDTFLTVHFFGKSGREVLRYEDFEKFMENLQKEVVELEFHEFSKGADRISEMDFAKILLRYTYLDSAECKAYLDRLLLRIKEEKGIGFDEFWAFCQFLNNIDDFTVAVNMFNVVGRPVAEQEFFRAVKICGGAGVSRHLVHTVFQIFDVDGDGRLSQREFVAIMKDRLRRRFKAQPTREKWESFKACIKNEMKTMV, from the coding sequence ATGTCGTCACTGGTGCGTTTGGGGTCGAGGCTGCACAGGATCCCAAAACGGTTGTTGGGCACAGCTGCAGCCAAGAGCTACAATGCCGGTAAGCGTAGGGGTGTCGTGGCGGTCACTGCAGCGTGCGCCATCGGCAGCGCTGCGGCTGTGTACGCAGCGAGCCGCACGGGAAAGCTGGAGGCTGCCAACGCGGCGAAGCAGCCGAAGCAAGAGCAGAAGGGGCCGGTCAGCGGGAAGCTCGCCTACCGCGAACAGCGGTTCATAAAGTTCGCGTCCGTCGAGTTGGACGGGCAGGTCTACATGACGCCTCAGGACTTCCTAGAGTCGGTGCTGGACCAGGAACCGAGGCCCCGGCTCAAGAGGCGACAACTGAGCGAGGCGGACGTGGTCGCCTTCCGCGAGGCAACTCCTCCACTCCACGCCGGGTCGCCAGCCATGTTCCGCACCGCTCGCGACCGGGGACTCATCTCGTACACGGAGTACCTCTTTCTGCTGTCGGTGCTCATCAAGCCCCGCAGTGGCTTCCTCATCGCCTTCAACATGTTCGACACGGACGGTAACCGGCGTGTCGACAAGTCCGAGTTCCACATCATCGAGGACATCTTCATCCAGACGTGGAGGGGCAAGAAGCAGCAGTTCTGGAGGGTCAacggcaacaacaataacaacttccGTCGGCGGCAGGCGTCGCAGGAGGGTCACTCGCAGGACGACAGCAGCAGCGGCCACGCCGTGGACACCTTCCTCACCGTCCACTTCTTCGGCAAGTCCGGCAGAGAGGTGCTGCGCTACGAGGACTTCGAAAAGTTCATGGAGAACCTGCAGAAGGAGGTCGTCGAGCTGGAGTTCCACGAGTTCTCCAAGGGCGCCGACCGCATCTCCGAGATGGACTTCGCCAAGATCTTGCTGCGGTACACCTACCTCGACTCTGCGGAGTGCAAGGCGTACCTCGACCGCCTGCTGCTCAGGATCAAGGAGGAGAAGGGGATCGGCTTCGACGAGTTCTGGGCCTTCTGCCAGTTCCTCAACAACATCGACGACTTCACGGTGGCGGTGAACATGTTCAACGTGGTGGGCCGGCCCGTCGCCGAGCAGGAGTTCTTCCGCGCCGTCAAGATCTGCGGCGGTGCGGGCGTCAGCCGGCACCTCGTCCACACCGTCTTCCAGATCTTCGACGTGGACGGCGACGGCCGGCTGAGCCAGCGCGAGTTCGTCGCCATCATGAAGGACCGCCTGCGCAGGAGATTCAAGGCGCAGCCCACCCGCGAGAagtgggaaagcttcaaggcctgCATCAAGAACGAGATGAAGACGATGGTTTGA